The Vibrio tasmaniensis genome has a segment encoding these proteins:
- a CDS encoding ParA family protein: MDNQHTTTAFQALKTGADAYIQRRNQRLLANHHKELRNFTRAEASTYLNIDAKTLDRYVTYAEIDPRRHAESQWSIDIAEMYKVRDLLPDNLRKDPKFVRSEKQKTQVMVIQNQKGGVGKTVSAATIASGLATEFHQEYRVGLIDMDGQATLSMYYAPESDQEGNLSVGDLMMQTFDLDEGETVEQVISEAFLETTIPNLRILPAAQSDRAMEGWFHEKVFSQTLASPYSLLKDIIERVKYEFDIIIIDTPPSLGYATFNAYFAATNVVFPLSITENDIDATCSYFSYIPQVWALLENANHEGYDFMKILLTNHRDSSTTTELMNNLYDHLSPYLYSKEFKHSEAVRQSSSLLSTVFDMSKSEYPKSKATFQSAQQNSYEVTSQILRDILNVWRVQENK, from the coding sequence ATGGATAACCAACACACTACTACGGCATTTCAAGCGCTTAAAACGGGTGCTGATGCTTATATTCAACGTCGTAACCAACGTTTATTAGCCAATCACCATAAAGAACTTCGTAACTTTACCCGAGCTGAAGCATCCACTTACCTTAATATTGATGCTAAAACGCTTGATCGTTACGTTACTTATGCAGAGATAGACCCTCGTCGTCATGCTGAATCTCAATGGTCGATTGATATTGCTGAAATGTACAAGGTTCGGGATTTGCTACCTGATAATTTACGTAAAGACCCTAAGTTTGTACGCAGCGAGAAGCAAAAGACACAAGTAATGGTTATCCAAAACCAAAAAGGTGGTGTCGGAAAAACGGTTTCTGCCGCAACTATCGCTTCAGGTTTAGCAACCGAGTTCCATCAAGAATACCGTGTCGGCTTAATTGACATGGATGGTCAAGCTACGCTATCGATGTACTATGCACCTGAATCGGATCAAGAAGGTAACTTGTCTGTTGGTGATCTGATGATGCAAACATTCGACCTCGATGAAGGCGAAACTGTTGAGCAAGTCATCTCTGAGGCGTTCCTTGAAACTACTATTCCAAACCTACGTATCTTACCTGCTGCGCAAAGTGACAGGGCAATGGAAGGTTGGTTTCATGAAAAAGTTTTCAGCCAAACTTTGGCGTCGCCTTACTCTTTACTTAAAGATATAATAGAGAGAGTGAAATATGAGTTCGATATCATCATTATCGATACCCCACCCTCACTTGGATATGCGACCTTTAACGCGTATTTTGCTGCAACCAATGTGGTGTTCCCGTTATCGATTACCGAAAATGATATTGATGCTACCTGCTCTTATTTCAGTTACATTCCTCAAGTATGGGCATTGTTAGAGAACGCTAACCATGAAGGCTATGACTTCATGAAAATATTACTGACTAACCATCGTGATAGCTCAACGACCACAGAACTCATGAACAATCTGTACGACCACTTATCTCCCTACCTGTACTCAAAAGAGTTCAAACATAGTGAAGCGGTTCGTCAGTCCTCTTCCTTACTCTCAACGGTATTTGATATGTCAAAAAGTGAATACCCGAAAAGTAAAGCTACCTTCCAAAGCGCGCAGCAAAATAGCTATGAAGTTACAAGTCAGATCTTGCGCGATATTCTCAACGTTTGGCGTGTACAGGAGAACAAATAA
- a CDS encoding ParB family protein, with amino-acid sequence MAKKRGGSPLGNAPGSAQAQQSAAKANLETLTAQLNTELMKSGHSAAEYLQKKFGIESVGQKMVWQLSSGSTATFNEVTLTYEQVKLSTMVTFDVNGRDQSLLTRESLEDLNSLEFQQFYPAVGREVDGLIDVLDGSRRRAWFLLQEGKITSFRILVTQDDISTADAKALAKQLQTAKEHNLREIGLQCLTIKKTDSEITQAEIAQCVGLSQAGVSKAIKAACIDERLVQVFPDSNALSHPDYSLLAKVMKVCEDNEALMHFLNVIDKKLVNIQAEYSVKDQKDAIITAIKYELKIVESKQGAEAAKVEITPLAQFDSKGMFARKKVKGRNFSYEFGRLSKEVQTQLDEAIQAVLSKK; translated from the coding sequence ATGGCCAAAAAACGCGGCGGTAGCCCTTTAGGCAATGCTCCTGGCTCTGCTCAAGCACAGCAATCAGCGGCTAAAGCAAACTTAGAAACCCTAACAGCACAACTCAATACAGAATTAATGAAAAGTGGCCATAGTGCAGCCGAGTATCTACAGAAAAAGTTCGGTATCGAATCGGTCGGTCAGAAAATGGTGTGGCAACTTTCATCTGGAAGCACTGCGACTTTCAATGAAGTAACTCTGACTTATGAACAGGTAAAGCTGAGCACTATGGTTACTTTCGATGTGAACGGACGTGATCAGTCTTTGCTAACAAGAGAGTCATTAGAAGATTTAAACTCTCTAGAGTTCCAGCAGTTTTACCCTGCGGTTGGTCGTGAAGTCGATGGCCTTATTGATGTACTTGATGGCTCTCGACGCCGAGCATGGTTCTTACTTCAAGAAGGAAAGATCACAAGCTTCCGCATTCTTGTTACTCAAGATGATATTTCAACGGCAGATGCCAAAGCGTTAGCCAAGCAACTACAAACTGCGAAAGAGCATAACTTACGTGAGATTGGTTTACAGTGTCTCACAATTAAAAAAACCGATAGTGAGATAACTCAAGCTGAGATTGCACAGTGTGTCGGGTTAAGCCAGGCGGGTGTCAGTAAAGCCATCAAAGCGGCATGTATTGATGAAAGACTCGTGCAAGTATTTCCTGATTCAAATGCCCTGTCTCACCCCGATTATAGTTTGCTAGCTAAAGTGATGAAGGTCTGCGAAGACAACGAAGCGTTAATGCATTTTCTGAATGTCATAGACAAAAAACTTGTCAATATTCAGGCTGAATATTCAGTAAAGGACCAGAAAGATGCGATTATTACTGCCATAAAATATGAGTTGAAAATTGTAGAATCTAAGCAAGGAGCTGAGGCCGCTAAAGTCGAAATAACCCCCCTCGCCCAGTTCGACAGCAAAGGAATGTTCGCCCGTAAGAAAGTGAAGGGACGTAACTTCTCATATGAGTTTGGTCGATTGTCGAAAGAGGTTCAGACTCAATTAGATGAAGCGATTCAAGCTGTACTCAGTAAAAAATAG